aataagcccACTGGATTTCCCAAATAAGCCAGTTGTGTTTTTATAATAAACGaaatgggcttcaataataagctaACTGGACTTTCCAAGTAAGCCAGTCATATTTCTATAATAAACGaaatgggcttcaataataagccaactGGACTTCCCAAATAAGCCAGTTGTGTTTCTATAATAAACGAAATAGGCTTCAATAAAACCACTATCCATACACTGTTTTAGTATGGTACAAACATCGGCCCCTCTTAATTATGAACTGGTTGaaggattaagaaaaacaaccgaTTATCAATGGCAAGGACGCCCCTTAAATTATTCTAAGAGCTGTCGTGCGTCATATACAGGTGGAAGTAGATACAAGAGGACAAAATCAATTTTCGTAAATTTATATCCGCATTACACCGGCACCCCTATACCTCAATTTTGAAataattgatacaaaaatatatacCCCTTTGACCTATAATGGATAATGAAAACTGGAAGAAAAAAGGTCTAACCTTTTTTGAAGAGATGCTAAGTGAGATCAAGAACTGATTGTGTTAAATAAAGAGGAAACTGTAATATTTTGCTCTTCCTCTCATATCAACTCAACTCAATTTTTGAACTCACCATTAGTAACACCGGTTCTTCTCTGTTTCAATTGAAGATAGTTCAAATcatctcttatccatgaaattTTTCTTCAATCTAGAACATCGTTTCTTCTCTAAATCCCAATATAGGAGAGGGTTGAAGAACTAGAGACAGAGAATTTTACTAAATCCCGGTTAATTTAGTAAATCATTTTTTGCCCGGGGTATAGCCACCATATACTCTCTAACCAAACCTAACACTACTCTTCCTAACTCGACCAGGAAGGATAATTTAGTAAAACACATAATAACTCACTCTGCCGTATCAGACGCACATGGttgatagtttttattgagtTCGACTACTTTTAAGCCTTTCCACGAAATATCTAATATTTTAGAGCTTCGCTCAAACCAAAAGCCGTCCTTTTTTTCTCCAAGCTTTATGCAACTTTTTACGGCAAATTAAGTGCCGTTTTTCCCTGTAATTTTTCACAGGGCAGATTGTTAACCGTatagggaagactttcatgtactCCTTTGATTGAACGAGAACCTGATTGAGTTTGAGGTGAAAGGTTGTTATCCTCTATCCATAGTAtgacctaatttgatcaaattagaTCAACTCTTTCATTCTGAAAGAGATTCTCAACCCCCATAACCCTTGCTCTGAGACACTCAAGTGAAGCGACTCCACAACCGCGCATAAGACACCCAAGGTTGTAGCATACTATCACTGTTCCCTACATATTTGGGCGTCAAAAGTTGAGGTTGAATTTCGAAGATAATGATTTTTATGTCCAACGCATGCAACCGCTTATGTTCaccagttttttttatttttctgttttgcttTTTGCCAAGTCTAAaaatttattaaagcaaaaaacctaattacaagaattacaaagggGCTCATACGCCACCCCACCCCCATAAACTGAAGGGGATAAAGAAATAACttccctaagagcaactgcagtggtgcgagtataaccaaagaccaaagaggaaaaaaaagaccaaattttgggtttaatctggtgtgtgaccctacggtggaaaaactaaatttggtcagacggacattatatcaatgcctggtgtggggcgtagaatataccaacgcctggtgtggggcggggagtatacgttcgcccggtgtagaaaaaaaaaaaaaaaaaagaaagaaagtggggcggaggtattatgcccgctccatgcatttgaagtttgtaaagagtggggcggaggtattaagcccgccccacacaaaagattaaaaaaaagaaaagacgggcgtgcattatacgttcgcctggtgtggggcgtggactatacgtccgcctaaggtgggacgtggactatacgtccgcctggttatggggcgtggactatataaacgcccgactatatttgggtttggtcttggtcgcagaccaaatttggtctggattttagtctttgatcaaattttgatcgatgctccgtcccactacgcctatcaactctatatttgggtttagtcgtccattgtggacgctctaagagcCTAGAATGCCCTTAATTACAATGTCATAGACTCATAACTAAAATAAATAGCAtctctaaaaaaagaaaaaaatagcaaaAAAGGCTAGATGCCTAATTCCTCCTATTCATCTCAATTTTCCTAAACCAAAGAACTACATTGCTCAAAATCTTCTCAGATCTCTGCAGAACTCCTCTCTATAAGAGGAATCATTAAGAAATTTTCTGCGGGAGTAAAAATTCCTTTTAAAGCTTTGAGCTCCTCTACTCAAGTAATGCAGAATTTGCAACAACCGCCAAATTAGATTTCAGAAGTAACAAAACTTTATAACATTTCTCCTTAAAAAATGTAaaagagttttcaaaactaaGCCGAAAACAAAGAGGACGTATCAATTGAGGGTCCCATCTCAAAATTAGTAAGATAAATTTCTAGTTGGAAGGAACAGGAGGACATATGCTATTGAGATCGACATCTTTTAGAAAGGATGGAACAACCGTGGCTGGCTGAATTATGAAACCTGCTTTCTGGCAAGCATCCTCTAGAAGTTTTACTTGTGAAGGTCCATCAGGACAGTAGGCAATAACTGCTCCCCCACTTCCAGTAAATTTCGATGCAGCTCCAACTCTTCTTGCCACTTCTACCATCTCTAGGTTCATCGATCCTAAAGCATCATCTCCAAACATGCGTCTGACGAACATGAATTTTAGTAAGTATATATTAATTGAGAGAAAACCAGAATAAAATAAAACGAACATGTTATACTGAATGAAACAGTTCGATTATTTTTTAGAATAGAAAAAATTAAAAGTGATATATTTACGATCCCTAACTAAAAAGATGTCATCAGAGATCAAATTCCGAATGTCCCTGCAATCGAAAAAAGTATCCATATTATTAGCACTGGAATTATAAGTATCGTCCCCGCTATCAATATTTTTATCCCTATCGATCTTCACTTCCACTGGTATTTTCAATAGGACCAAGACTATCCATTCATTTACTTAGCCCAGACCTATGTTTTAATTCCTCGTTAAACAACATTGAATGGAACCACCTTTTTTTCATAGAGCTTGCCTGCCCCCCTATTTGATGTAAATACAATAGATGAATAGTCATTTGATGAATATATCCTCTCGGAATAAGCATATAAATCCAATAGAATAATTAACTGATCACGGATTCACGGATGAGTCTTGGAAAAAAGGATTCTTTTTTTGTGGGAATCTGGATATCACTTCGCTATCAATGGAACCCTTTCTTCAATTAGAATAGAAAGAGAGGGTTATTCCTTGCCGTGTTTCCAGATATTTGTAAACTAATTTTCCAGTGTATATCCAATTTCTGCAAGCAGCCTACTACTTCATTCTGGCAATGAGATTTTTAGGTTGTTTGATCAGGTTGTCTTAAACGTATTACACTGTCAACCCAACATTGCCTACTTTGTGTTCTTCTGTTATCTCAAGACTCGTCTCGTCCAAAACAACTTGGTGGTATTTTCACCCATGCATTCATATGAAATGGAGTTCTCTCAGCTAAAGATGGATATTACACTTGGCAGTACCTATTAGATGAATTAGTTAGGTCTGGTGTAGGTTTTTACCTTCGGATATCAAAATTACGATTCATGAGCTCTGCGAATTTGGTGTATTCCTTCTCAAGCAAGGCTGTTCGACCCTCTAAAGCTATATCTGCAACCTCGGTCATTGATGATATTATGAATTCGTCGCCATTAAGCCACCTTTGGCGAACAGTGCTGTGTACCTGTCAGAAAACACTATGCAGACTTGAGCATatatgtatttttcttgattgttaCATTGGCATAAATTCAGAACAGTAAAACTACTAGATTCTATCATCCACAAGAGTTCAAACCCAATGATATTGATCTTGCAACAACTTCGCCAGTAAAGAGACTTTAGTAAGTGCAAATAATAGATGGATGATCGAATGGCAAAACATTATGGGAGACTTACCTTTCCCGAGTCACTGGGGTTTTCAGCATAAATGAGATAGAGAGGAGGAAgaagaccaatttccattggagTATACTTGCCATGCCCCAATTTGTCCATGGACTCTTTGTCAAAATCCTGCACAACCAAATTAGAGCGCTTAATGGAATTATCAACATAAACAATATGCCATGTAAATACTAATGAATTTAGATTCCTAAAAATCAATACCATATAAACCAGTCCACCATACACCTGAGCTACACGATCTTGGAGCCCAGCAACAATACCGAGCTCCCTTTCTGCCGACAGAATCAAGTTGGGCCTGATCTCTACTTCAATGTTATGCCTCACATTGTAGAAATCAAGAAAGCAATTTAGGGCAGCACATACAATAGCACTGGAGCCTGAAAGTCCTGTCTGAAACGTCAAAACAGTTCAAATAAGCAATAAAAACCAGATCCTTATAATATTAAGGAGCAAGTTGTGAAGCTAAGGTACATCTATTTTTTATAACCAACGAACAGTTACTCATGCCATGGAAAACTAccatgatttcattaatactaaAAACTAATCAAATCATCTTATTATTGGAACCAAACAATTCAAATGGACAACGAGTCATGTAGACGAATGAATTTTGTGCTTCATAAAACAGTATCTATATGTATACAGAAACATATATGAGCAGAAAACACAACAATTGCACAGGGCAGTTCACAACTGCAACTTTACAATCAATTCCATAATATGTTAACTATGTTACTCTACTTTATGCCCTTTATTCTGACTGCAGGATGGACTTTCCAAGTAAACTAACACCTGCTTATGTGATTTGCTAACTTCGGATCACAAGGTACTCATAATGGGAACCCAAGAAAGTTAAACTGCTCTCATCCATTTACCCGCTAACATAGAGATGAGAGGTCCACTAGGGATCGTAAATTGCTGGAGAGAACTATGCTTCTTTAGTCTCTCAGGGACCTATCTTGTCACTTTGACTTGGTCCAAATTTGCAGAATGTCTATAGTCTACATAATACTACATGTTTCTCATCCTGAAGTCTACATGTATATGCATTCCTTAAAGAAAACCAAGAAACCAGAATTTTCATCTTtacatttctatcaaactaagaTAGCAAAATCCAGTCACCGTGACAAGGAAAAAAAGTAAAATTCGGATCACTTGAAAGTTTTACCTGGCGAGGTATATTTGTATCGTAGGATAATGTGAAATTTCCACCATTAAGCTCGATCTTGTTCTCCTTACAATACCTATAAAAAACCTTACAAATAGCCATAAGCAAGCGAACTCCTCCATAATAACCTTCATTTTCCAACCTACCCACCTACACGACAACAAGTTTTATGCTTCAATATTACAAACACCATTAAATTCAACATTAACCAAG
This portion of the Papaver somniferum cultivar HN1 chromosome 11, ASM357369v1, whole genome shotgun sequence genome encodes:
- the LOC113323893 gene encoding glucuronokinase 1-like, which translates into the protein MTESSFIEHKSFARVGLLGNPSDVYFGRTISFSLGNFWAVVRLEPSKDLIIQPHPTNDLVQFDSLDHLVGRLENEGYYGGVRLLMAICKVFYRYCKENKIELNGGNFTLSYDTNIPRQTGLSGSSAIVCAALNCFLDFYNVRHNIEVEIRPNLILSAERELGIVAGLQDRVAQVYGGLVYMDFDKESMDKLGHGKYTPMEIGLLPPLYLIYAENPSDSGKVHSTVRQRWLNGDEFIISSMTEVADIALEGRTALLEKEYTKFAELMNRNFDIRRRMFGDDALGSMNLEMVEVARRVGAASKFTGSGGAVIAYCPDGPSQVKLLEDACQKAGFIIQPATVVPSFLKDVDLNSICPPVPSN